A single Candidatus Aminicenantes bacterium DNA region contains:
- a CDS encoding ATP-dependent RecD-like DNA helicase, whose product MPAYKVKVSRRIFASVDTGFGVFKVMLDGSRQSRVIVGNLFSLHEGDWLQIEGEEADHPRYGSQIKVSRFELIPPGDDEGIAKYLSSGRFKGIGKKTAQKIVAHFGAQTFAVLENTPERLGEIAGLKKTIIADIKKGVRDSRVLRDLTVKLTPFGVGSETVFRIYREFGDLALALVESNPYLLIERVRGIGFRIADTIARAVGIAKSDGQRLRAGILYILDQSEFQHGDLYIDQDELLQKCSWLLDVADSDVFIALEKMIERGELCRQEIPEKCIVKPHNDLIERQSARRLFELSRGFGAERELAVNFEAVFEKLALELTVEQKKAVLAAVQNRLTIISGGPGTGKTTIIRAIIEVLRANRKTILIAAPTGRAAKRIEESSFYQASTIHRLLKVNPENGQFAHDARNPLLTDAIIVDEFSMVDSFILHSLLQALAADTQLLIIGDKDQLPSVGPGNVLRDMIQSDYFHTIYLSRNFRQNQDSLIVENAFRVNSGEALLFPPYSPELDFVLLPVQGDAQVLEKVEGIVRYYQDEYSFNSTALQILMPMYRGDAGIDRINRLVQEKFNPEPFLLQREKTAFKRLDKVMQTRNDYDKQVFNGDLGIVEGYDGRNKLLVVSFDGALVEYGGDELDELVLSYAVSVHKAQGSEYDVVVLGLLPSHARMLSRELFYTAITRAKKKLILLSDEKTVARACANSQPTRRKTLLPLRLREAFSKPAVL is encoded by the coding sequence TTGCCAGCCTACAAAGTAAAAGTCAGCCGCAGGATCTTCGCTTCCGTTGACACCGGTTTCGGGGTGTTCAAGGTGATGCTGGACGGCTCGCGCCAGAGCCGGGTCATCGTCGGCAACCTGTTCTCCCTGCACGAAGGCGACTGGCTGCAGATCGAGGGCGAGGAAGCGGACCATCCGCGCTACGGTTCGCAGATCAAGGTCAGCCGCTTCGAGCTCATCCCGCCCGGAGACGACGAGGGCATCGCCAAGTACCTCTCGTCGGGGCGCTTCAAGGGCATCGGCAAAAAGACCGCCCAGAAGATCGTCGCCCATTTCGGCGCCCAGACGTTCGCTGTCCTGGAAAATACGCCGGAGCGGCTGGGCGAGATCGCCGGTCTTAAGAAAACGATCATTGCCGACATAAAGAAAGGCGTCCGCGACAGCCGGGTGCTGCGCGACCTGACTGTGAAGCTGACCCCGTTCGGCGTCGGCAGCGAAACGGTTTTCAGGATTTACCGCGAATTCGGCGACCTGGCGCTGGCGTTGGTCGAAAGCAATCCCTACTTGCTGATCGAACGGGTGCGCGGCATCGGTTTCCGCATCGCCGACACCATCGCCCGCGCTGTGGGCATCGCCAAGAGCGACGGCCAGCGGCTGCGGGCCGGCATCCTCTATATCCTGGACCAGAGCGAATTCCAGCACGGCGACCTGTATATCGATCAGGACGAGCTGCTGCAAAAGTGCTCTTGGCTGCTCGACGTCGCCGACAGCGACGTTTTCATTGCCCTGGAAAAGATGATCGAGCGCGGCGAACTGTGCCGCCAGGAAATCCCGGAAAAATGCATCGTCAAGCCGCACAACGACCTGATCGAAAGGCAGTCGGCCCGACGCCTCTTCGAATTGAGCCGGGGCTTCGGCGCCGAGCGGGAACTGGCGGTCAATTTTGAAGCCGTGTTTGAAAAATTGGCCCTGGAATTGACCGTCGAGCAGAAAAAAGCGGTCCTGGCCGCGGTGCAAAACCGGCTGACCATCATCAGCGGCGGTCCCGGCACGGGAAAAACCACCATCATCCGCGCCATCATCGAGGTCCTGCGCGCCAACCGCAAGACGATCCTGATCGCCGCCCCGACCGGGCGGGCCGCCAAGCGCATCGAGGAGAGCTCGTTCTACCAGGCGTCGACCATCCACCGTTTGCTCAAGGTCAATCCCGAAAACGGCCAGTTCGCGCACGACGCCCGCAACCCGTTGTTGACGGACGCCATCATCGTCGACGAGTTTTCCATGGTCGATTCCTTCATCCTCCACTCGCTGCTGCAGGCGCTGGCCGCCGACACCCAGCTGCTCATCATCGGCGACAAGGACCAGCTGCCCTCGGTCGGCCCGGGCAACGTGTTGCGCGACATGATCCAAAGCGACTATTTCCACACCATCTACCTGAGCCGCAATTTCCGCCAGAACCAGGACAGCCTGATCGTCGAGAACGCCTTCCGGGTGAACAGCGGCGAAGCGCTCCTTTTCCCCCCCTATTCGCCGGAGCTCGATTTCGTCCTCCTGCCGGTGCAGGGTGACGCCCAGGTCCTGGAAAAGGTGGAGGGCATCGTCCGCTATTACCAGGACGAATACTCCTTCAATTCCACCGCCCTGCAGATCCTCATGCCCATGTACCGCGGCGATGCGGGCATCGACCGCATCAACCGGCTGGTCCAGGAAAAATTCAATCCCGAACCCTTCCTGCTGCAAAGGGAAAAAACGGCCTTCAAGCGCCTGGACAAGGTGATGCAGACCCGGAACGATTACGACAAGCAGGTCTTCAATGGCGACCTGGGCATCGTCGAGGGCTACGACGGCCGCAACAAGCTGCTGGTGGTGAGCTTTGACGGGGCGCTGGTCGAATACGGCGGCGACGAGCTGGACGAGCTCGTCCTCTCCTACGCCGTCTCGGTGCACAAGGCGCAGGGTTCGGAATACGACGTCGTCGTTCTGGGGCTGCTGCCGTCCCACGCGCGCATGCTCAGCCGCGAACTTTTTTACACGGCCATCACCCGGGCCAAAAAAAAGCTGATTCTGCTGTCGGATGAGAAAACGGTGGCCCGCGCCTGCGCCAACTCGCAGCCGACCCGGCGCAAGACGCTGCTGCCGTTGAGGCTGCGGGAAGCTTTTTCCAAGCCGGCTGTGCTATAA
- the mutS gene encoding DNA mismatch repair protein MutS: MESIASTPMLRQYLEIKKSYPDAILFFRLGDFYEMFFDDAKTAAPILEVVLTSRNKSKEDAVPLCGVPHHAWENYAAKLLRRGFKVAICEQVEDPALAKGLVRREVTHILTPATALEVEALNSGQSNFIAVIRRQGPALALASLDLAVSDFEVKTFASGDEEALVNELYRKFPKEIIVAAKYENEFRALTKRFPEFGDITVTVYADAEFNAVDSAQVLKHQFNLASSEGLGLDDHPAAMAAAGVMIKYLRSIRRGSLAHLSPPRFNAKEDYLVLDAVSFRNLEIVLNLRSGTATGSLFGAVDFTVTPMGRRLLHKWLSYPLLDRGKIELRLDGVEEFSQNLIGRSEVRKQLKYFADLARLNSKIALNIALPQHLLNLGDTLQKIPGLKGIITDFRAGLVCDVRDRLQPLPELVALIDKTIAAEPANTIHAGQIIKQGYNQELDELRAISHNAKEIVSAMEKSEKAKTGIPSLKIKYNKVFGYFIEVTNSHLKLVPENYIRKQTLVNAERFLTAELKELEDKILKAEERIVVIEEKLYLEVLAELQRFSGQLNLDAELIALLDVLSAWGELAQRRSYVRPEVNDGMAIRIQDGRHPVIETAAGRGFIPNDLEMASESDQILIITGPNMGGKSTYLRQNTLIVILAQAGCFVPASKAQIGICDRVFTRIGASDSLIEGKSTFLIEMIEAAIILNNASARSLILLDEIGRGTSTYDGLSIAWAVVEFLHGLKERPRTLFATHYHELTELASILARVKNYHIAVKEWQDNVIFLHKIMPGPTDQSFGIHVAKIAGIPKPVIERAKEILLNLEKKELNRLVKERITGKIEKMPAVEAGLFPEDMELKVWDEIRDKLKEIDIARLTPLEALNILQFLKAKSDKFQ; the protein is encoded by the coding sequence ATGGAATCCATCGCTTCCACCCCGATGCTCCGCCAGTATCTGGAGATCAAAAAGAGCTACCCCGACGCCATCCTGTTTTTCCGCCTGGGCGATTTTTACGAGATGTTTTTCGACGACGCCAAGACCGCCGCCCCGATCCTGGAAGTGGTCCTGACCTCGCGCAACAAGAGCAAGGAGGACGCGGTGCCGCTGTGCGGCGTCCCCCACCACGCCTGGGAAAATTACGCCGCCAAGCTGCTGCGCCGCGGCTTCAAGGTAGCCATCTGCGAACAGGTCGAGGACCCGGCCCTGGCCAAGGGGCTCGTGCGCCGCGAGGTGACCCACATCCTGACCCCGGCCACGGCCCTGGAGGTCGAGGCGCTGAACAGCGGCCAGAGCAATTTCATCGCCGTCATCCGCCGCCAGGGGCCGGCGCTGGCCCTGGCCTCGCTGGACCTGGCGGTCTCCGATTTTGAGGTGAAAACATTCGCCAGCGGCGATGAAGAAGCGCTGGTCAACGAACTCTACCGGAAATTTCCCAAGGAAATCATCGTTGCCGCCAAATACGAAAACGAGTTCCGCGCCCTGACCAAGCGCTTCCCCGAGTTCGGCGACATAACGGTCACCGTCTATGCCGACGCCGAATTCAACGCCGTGGACAGCGCCCAGGTGCTGAAGCACCAGTTTAACCTGGCCAGCAGCGAGGGGCTGGGGCTGGACGACCACCCGGCCGCCATGGCCGCGGCCGGAGTGATGATCAAGTACTTGCGCTCGATCCGCCGCGGCTCCTTGGCCCACCTCTCGCCGCCCCGCTTCAACGCCAAGGAGGATTACCTGGTCTTGGACGCGGTCTCGTTCCGTAACTTGGAAATCGTCCTCAACCTGCGCAGCGGCACGGCCACCGGCTCCCTCTTCGGGGCGGTCGATTTTACCGTCACCCCGATGGGCAGGCGCCTGCTGCACAAATGGCTCTCCTACCCGCTGCTCGACAGGGGGAAAATCGAACTGCGCCTGGACGGGGTCGAGGAATTCTCCCAGAACCTCATCGGTCGCAGCGAGGTGCGCAAGCAGCTGAAATATTTCGCTGACCTGGCCCGACTGAATTCCAAGATCGCGCTGAACATCGCTCTGCCCCAGCACCTGCTCAACCTGGGCGACACGCTGCAGAAAATTCCCGGTTTGAAAGGCATTATCACGGATTTCCGCGCCGGCCTCGTGTGCGACGTGCGCGACCGGCTGCAGCCGCTGCCGGAGCTGGTGGCGCTGATCGACAAGACCATCGCCGCTGAGCCGGCCAACACCATCCACGCCGGGCAGATCATCAAGCAGGGCTACAACCAGGAGCTGGACGAACTGCGCGCCATCAGCCACAACGCCAAGGAGATCGTCTCGGCCATGGAGAAAAGCGAAAAAGCCAAGACCGGCATCCCATCGCTTAAAATCAAGTACAACAAGGTCTTCGGCTATTTCATCGAGGTGACCAACTCCCACCTGAAGCTGGTTCCCGAGAACTACATCCGTAAGCAGACGCTGGTCAACGCCGAGCGTTTCCTGACCGCCGAATTGAAGGAGCTGGAGGACAAGATCCTCAAGGCCGAGGAGCGCATCGTCGTCATCGAGGAGAAGCTCTACCTGGAGGTCCTGGCCGAGCTCCAGCGCTTCTCAGGCCAGCTGAATCTCGACGCCGAGCTGATCGCCCTGCTCGACGTCCTCTCCGCCTGGGGCGAGCTCGCCCAGCGCCGGAGCTACGTGCGCCCGGAGGTCAACGACGGTATGGCCATCCGCATCCAGGATGGCCGCCACCCGGTGATCGAGACCGCCGCCGGCCGCGGCTTCATCCCCAACGATCTGGAAATGGCCTCCGAGAGCGACCAGATCCTGATCATCACCGGGCCGAACATGGGCGGCAAGTCGACCTACCTGCGCCAGAACACATTGATCGTCATCCTGGCCCAGGCCGGCTGCTTCGTCCCGGCCAGCAAGGCCCAGATCGGCATTTGCGACCGCGTCTTCACCCGCATCGGCGCCTCCGATTCGCTGATCGAGGGCAAGTCGACCTTCCTGATCGAGATGATCGAGGCGGCGATCATCCTGAACAACGCCAGCGCCCGCTCGCTGATCCTGCTCGACGAGATCGGCCGCGGCACCTCGACCTACGACGGCCTCTCCATTGCCTGGGCGGTGGTCGAGTTCCTGCACGGCCTGAAGGAAAGGCCGCGCACCCTGTTCGCCACCCATTACCACGAGCTGACCGAATTGGCGTCGATCCTGGCCCGGGTCAAGAACTACCACATCGCCGTCAAGGAGTGGCAGGACAACGTCATCTTCCTGCACAAGATCATGCCCGGCCCGACCGACCAGAGCTTCGGCATCCATGTCGCCAAGATCGCCGGCATCCCCAAGCCGGTGATCGAACGCGCCAAGGAGATCCTGCTCAACCTGGAAAAGAAAGAACTGAACCGCCTGGTCAAGGAGCGCATCACCGGCAAGATCGAAAAGATGCCGGCCGTCGAAGCCGGCCTTTTCCCCGAGGACATGGAATTGAAGGTCTGGGACGAGATTCGCGACAAGCTGAAGGAGATCGACATCGCCCGGTTGACGCCGCTGGAAGCCTTGAACATCCTTCAATTCCTGAAAGCCAAGAGCGACAAATTTCAATAG
- a CDS encoding peptidoglycan DD-metalloendopeptidase family protein has translation MRKFGLFLLAGIMVAGMVGCGGGENEEESRIVLSVPFAAGDLPFMLIPMGETVYHPKPENPEGHPGIDFYWDHQATIVASAPGTVAYLEAGYWAGTWDVVVRTGKYLVGYTELGSYNPALHVGTQIDAGTFIGYPGPLPGRWMIHWEFGYDLGFRYPDRLCPMTYFDDASRAAIEKVWAGTVWEYKPLFPDICSGDFNGKDD, from the coding sequence ATGAGGAAGTTTGGCCTGTTTCTGCTCGCGGGTATCATGGTGGCGGGGATGGTCGGGTGTGGCGGCGGCGAGAACGAAGAGGAGTCGAGGATCGTCCTCTCTGTTCCTTTCGCTGCGGGCGATCTGCCCTTTATGCTCATTCCGATGGGAGAGACAGTTTACCATCCGAAGCCGGAGAATCCCGAGGGACACCCGGGGATCGATTTCTACTGGGACCACCAGGCAACCATCGTCGCGTCCGCGCCGGGCACTGTTGCCTACCTGGAGGCAGGGTACTGGGCGGGGACGTGGGACGTGGTCGTACGCACGGGGAAGTACCTCGTCGGCTACACCGAGCTGGGGTCGTACAACCCCGCCCTACATGTTGGCACGCAGATCGACGCCGGTACGTTCATCGGCTATCCGGGTCCCCTGCCGGGCCGTTGGATGATCCATTGGGAGTTCGGGTACGACTTGGGTTTCAGGTACCCCGATCGGCTCTGCCCGATGACCTACTTCGACGACGCGTCCCGCGCGGCCATAGAGAAGGTGTGGGCAGGCACCGTGTGGGAGTACAAGCCGCTGTTTCCGGATATCTGCAGCGGCGATTTCAATGGCAAGGACGATTAG
- a CDS encoding DUF4041 domain-containing protein, translated as MGILEFFTKKKLKEEIGLQKERIVSLEKERNELRKVMKEIGGLDLIEIKKEIDKIEESKNTKLQDIENCINTITALELVIKNRKNEIVELDEEILLQSFGLYKPRYEYLKTSAEYKLKLDAIREQQKTKVKEGTAASCSTSWAVNQNLKEGERMVRDYQKLILRAFNNECDASITDVKFNNIESIEKKIRKAYEILNKLGSRMSIIISSEYLELKLQELYLSHEYQIKKQEEKEEQKRVREQMREEAKLAREIEEQRLKIEKEEKHFKNAVIALDNQLKSAKSEEERKVIEVERAGILEKLGEIEGAKKEIDYREQNTRAGYVYIISNIGAFGENVFKIGMTRRLDPQERVDELGDASVPFNFDVHAMIFSDNAPTLENAIQKKFAATRLNLINFRREFFQAKLEDIEKVVKENFSKPVEFIKTPDAAQFRESIEIRKLTFTN; from the coding sequence ATGGGAATTCTTGAATTCTTTACCAAAAAAAAACTGAAAGAAGAAATCGGCTTACAAAAAGAAAGAATTGTATCACTGGAAAAGGAACGAAATGAATTACGAAAGGTTATGAAGGAGATCGGTGGACTTGATTTGATCGAGATAAAAAAAGAAATTGATAAAATAGAAGAAAGTAAAAATACGAAACTCCAGGATATCGAGAATTGCATAAATACTATAACTGCCTTGGAACTGGTAATAAAAAACAGAAAAAATGAGATAGTTGAACTGGATGAAGAAATTTTACTTCAGTCATTTGGTCTTTATAAACCGAGATATGAATATCTGAAGACTTCAGCGGAGTATAAATTAAAACTAGATGCAATCCGCGAGCAACAAAAAACTAAAGTGAAGGAGGGAACTGCCGCCAGTTGTTCTACAAGTTGGGCGGTCAATCAAAATCTAAAGGAAGGGGAGCGTATGGTTCGCGATTATCAAAAGCTGATCCTTCGCGCATTTAATAACGAATGTGATGCAAGTATTACAGACGTAAAGTTCAATAATATAGAATCAATCGAGAAGAAAATTAGGAAGGCTTATGAAATTCTCAACAAACTTGGTTCTCGGATGAGCATTATTATATCTAGTGAATATCTTGAATTGAAGCTTCAAGAACTCTATCTTAGCCACGAGTATCAGATTAAAAAGCAGGAAGAGAAAGAGGAACAAAAGAGAGTCAGGGAACAGATGAGAGAAGAAGCCAAACTGGCCAGAGAGATCGAGGAGCAACGTTTAAAAATTGAAAAGGAAGAAAAACATTTTAAGAACGCTGTCATTGCGCTTGATAACCAATTAAAAAGTGCGAAGTCCGAAGAAGAACGAAAGGTTATTGAAGTGGAACGCGCTGGGATTCTTGAAAAACTTGGAGAAATTGAAGGGGCTAAAAAAGAAATCGATTATCGCGAGCAGAACACCAGGGCGGGTTATGTATACATCATCTCTAACATTGGGGCATTTGGTGAGAATGTGTTTAAGATTGGCATGACCAGACGTCTCGATCCACAGGAGCGTGTTGATGAACTTGGAGACGCCTCTGTACCTTTTAACTTTGATGTTCATGCAATGATTTTTTCCGACAACGCTCCAACTCTTGAAAATGCAATCCAAAAGAAATTTGCAGCAACCAGATTAAATTTGATCAATTTTAGGCGTGAGTTTTTTCAAGCCAAGCTGGAAGATATTGAGAAAGTAGTGAAAGAGAATTTTTCGAAACCTGTGGAATTCATAAAAACGCCAGATGCAGCTCAATTCCGAGAGTCGATTGAAATTAGGAAATTAACTTTTACTAACTGA
- a CDS encoding ATP-binding protein produces the protein MKRTIGKAFLEWKQDPKRKILLLRGARQVGKTYSIRELGKTFSSFVEVNFEENPEIKPFFEKSLNPLEIIEKLAIYFGKAIVPGESLLFFDEIQACPEALKSLRFFYEKIPELHVAAAGSLLELAIADLPSFGVGRIESLFMYPLTFAEFMAAAGDQQLNSLIAKASPENPLDNIIHEKILAKLKIFQIIGGMPEVVKDYLETKDFNRCQKKLDNLVTSWVDDFAKYKKRSPVLRLQEVFKAIVFQTGNKFKYSSIANGRTELYKDALELLIKAGLAYKVCHTSARGLPLGAQINEKKFKVLIVDSGIFQRILGLNLSEYIASDLQQLINKGHLAELFAGLELIKSASPYSYPELYYWHREQRSSNAEVDFVIQGKKGVVPLEVKSGTKGQMQSLYIFLKERNLSKGVRISAEKFSHHGKITTIPLYAASRAYGI, from the coding sequence ATGAAACGAACGATTGGAAAAGCTTTCTTGGAATGGAAACAGGACCCGAAGCGAAAAATTCTGCTGCTGCGCGGGGCCAGGCAGGTAGGCAAGACCTATTCCATAAGGGAACTTGGCAAGACTTTCAGCAGCTTTGTGGAAGTGAATTTTGAGGAAAATCCAGAGATCAAGCCCTTTTTTGAAAAATCGCTCAACCCTTTGGAAATTATTGAGAAACTCGCCATTTATTTCGGCAAGGCAATTGTTCCCGGCGAGAGTTTGCTTTTTTTTGATGAAATCCAGGCCTGCCCGGAAGCATTAAAATCACTGCGCTTCTTTTATGAAAAAATTCCCGAACTCCATGTGGCGGCGGCCGGTTCGCTCCTTGAATTGGCTATTGCCGATCTGCCATCCTTTGGCGTTGGCAGAATTGAATCGCTGTTCATGTATCCCTTGACGTTTGCTGAATTCATGGCAGCGGCCGGAGATCAACAACTAAACAGCCTGATTGCCAAAGCTTCCCCGGAAAATCCTTTGGACAACATTATTCATGAAAAAATATTGGCCAAACTCAAGATTTTTCAAATCATCGGCGGTATGCCCGAAGTGGTTAAAGACTATCTGGAAACAAAAGATTTTAACCGTTGTCAGAAAAAACTTGATAACTTGGTAACGTCGTGGGTCGATGATTTTGCCAAATACAAAAAACGTTCGCCGGTGTTGCGCTTGCAGGAGGTCTTTAAAGCCATTGTTTTTCAAACGGGGAACAAGTTCAAATACTCCAGCATTGCCAATGGGAGAACGGAATTATACAAAGATGCTTTGGAGCTTCTGATCAAGGCAGGGTTGGCATACAAGGTATGTCATACATCTGCTCGAGGCTTGCCTCTGGGCGCGCAAATAAACGAAAAAAAATTCAAGGTTCTGATAGTTGACAGCGGCATCTTTCAGCGCATTCTGGGCTTAAACCTTTCCGAATATATTGCATCCGACCTGCAGCAGCTGATCAACAAAGGGCATTTGGCGGAACTGTTTGCCGGATTGGAATTGATAAAATCGGCATCTCCTTACAGCTATCCCGAACTTTATTATTGGCACCGCGAGCAAAGATCCAGCAATGCCGAAGTCGATTTTGTTATTCAGGGAAAGAAAGGGGTAGTTCCGCTGGAAGTCAAGTCAGGTACAAAGGGCCAGATGCAGAGCCTGTATATTTTTCTTAAAGAAAGAAACCTTTCCAAAGGTGTCAGGATATCGGCTGAAAAATTTTCACACCATGGCAAAATAACAACCATCCCCCTCTATGCCGCTTCCAGGGCATATGGAATATAG